From a region of the Methanolobus tindarius DSM 2278 genome:
- a CDS encoding metalloprotein — translation MSETIKGIARETLDFIMEVSKSTFPNEFAGLLETKDGIITDVLILPGTESSEINAVLKLFMMPNISAVGSVHSHPSSIIRPSKADLRLFSKTGNHHIIVGHPFGPDNWKCFNGNGEEIKLEVLDVEIEDDEIL, via the coding sequence ATGAGCGAAACAATAAAGGGAATTGCCAGAGAAACTCTGGACTTTATCATGGAGGTTAGCAAATCAACTTTTCCAAATGAATTTGCCGGGCTTCTGGAAACAAAAGATGGCATTATTACGGATGTACTTATACTTCCAGGAACTGAGTCCAGTGAAATCAATGCAGTTCTTAAACTCTTTATGATGCCAAATATCTCCGCTGTTGGCTCTGTACACAGCCATCCCAGTTCCATTATAAGACCTTCAAAGGCTGATCTCCGGCTGTTCAGCAAAACCGGAAACCACCATATAATAGTTGGTCACCCTTTCGGACCGGATAACTGGAAGTGCTTTAATGGAAACGGGGAAGAGATTAAGCTGGAAGTGCTTGATGTGGAAATAGAGGATGATGAAATCCTCTGA